The following proteins come from a genomic window of Synergistota bacterium:
- a CDS encoding TetR/AcrR family transcriptional regulator: protein MIKISKKGTHERKALTREKILNAALECFAQKGFKETTVDEIAKRAKVSKGNIYWHFKSKFEIFRELIKEEVKKIHQLIEEEGDDSLSLKELWRRKTEKAFALIGKLEKQLKVFYEILFSAWKTEEAKNFFLEIEEENINKHRRILEGELKVRNLHLSETDLEHISKLLTLLHYAIVFRVLLFQGNESLWKELKEMTSSFFDILAFYIYKRGDQDETTTK, encoded by the coding sequence TTGATAAAAATCAGTAAAAAGGGAACACATGAAAGAAAAGCTTTAACCCGAGAAAAAATACTTAATGCCGCTTTAGAATGCTTTGCCCAAAAGGGATTCAAAGAAACCACGGTAGACGAAATAGCTAAAAGAGCAAAAGTAAGCAAAGGAAACATTTACTGGCACTTTAAAAGCAAGTTTGAAATATTTAGAGAACTTATAAAAGAAGAGGTCAAAAAGATCCATCAGCTCATCGAAGAAGAGGGGGATGATTCTCTTTCACTAAAAGAGTTGTGGAGAAGGAAAACAGAGAAAGCTTTCGCACTTATAGGAAAACTAGAAAAACAGCTTAAAGTATTTTATGAGATCTTATTCAGCGCTTGGAAAACAGAAGAAGCCAAAAATTTTTTCCTTGAAATAGAGGAAGAAAACATAAATAAACATAGAAGAATTCTTGAAGGAGAGCTTAAAGTAAGAAACCTACATTTATCAGAAACTGATCTAGAACATATTTCTAAACTGCTAACGCTACTTCATTATGCTATTGTTTTCAGAGTTCTACTTTTTCAAGGAAATGAAAGTTTATGGAAAGAGTTAAAGGAAATGACCTCCTCATTCTTTGATATCCTAGCCTTCTATATTTACAAGAGGGGTGATCAAGATGAAACTACGACAAAATAA
- a CDS encoding TolC family protein yields the protein MKLRQNNVLIIGFILSLTLLHLLGHLTYAKVIKLNEAINLALSNNPAIKEAEAKVRQAEGELQSARAGLFPKLKFESSYVRINEEKAIPIFTIQDGRPVKLFSIPIALEDTFSLAVKLEWLIWGGGKVQALVNALEYGVKAAQANLEATKNNIIHETEKAYYSVLKAKAYMELMEDMVKLLEVHQDRVKKLYEKGVVPKSDLLRVGVELSNTKLGYLRAQNSFRIAKASLKTILGIKEEVEPEDVTSQPEIKLMELNQYFDIAKSKRAELLAIQRALSQAESYIRAATGNLKPSYVLSAKYGKYDSSFPPKEEEWNIALAIQWNLYDGGETKGNIEKAKGIRDELLATYKKVENNVLLGVENAYLNLESALERLEVAKKEVESAKVDYEMMVKRYNAQVASIIDVLDAQTALKEARTHLIDALYEVWISWSDLKYHCGYEVMKNEK from the coding sequence ATGAAACTACGACAAAATAATGTCTTAATAATAGGTTTTATCTTATCTTTAACTTTATTACACCTTTTAGGACACTTAACCTATGCAAAAGTCATAAAGCTCAATGAAGCTATAAACTTAGCTTTATCAAATAACCCTGCCATAAAGGAAGCCGAAGCTAAGGTAAGACAAGCAGAAGGAGAGCTTCAATCTGCCAGAGCAGGACTTTTCCCTAAACTGAAATTTGAATCTTCATATGTTCGAATAAATGAGGAAAAGGCCATTCCTATATTCACCATCCAGGATGGAAGACCTGTTAAACTTTTCTCAATACCAATAGCTCTTGAGGATACCTTCTCTCTAGCAGTAAAGCTTGAGTGGTTAATATGGGGAGGAGGAAAAGTTCAAGCTTTAGTTAATGCCTTAGAGTATGGGGTTAAGGCCGCACAGGCAAATCTTGAAGCAACTAAAAACAACATAATCCATGAAACAGAAAAAGCTTATTATTCGGTTCTTAAAGCCAAAGCCTACATGGAGCTTATGGAAGATATGGTAAAGCTCCTTGAAGTTCACCAGGATAGGGTGAAAAAGTTATACGAAAAAGGTGTAGTTCCTAAATCGGATCTTCTAAGGGTTGGAGTTGAGCTTTCAAATACTAAACTAGGATACCTCAGAGCGCAAAATTCTTTCAGGATAGCAAAAGCCTCTTTAAAAACCATTTTGGGCATAAAAGAGGAAGTAGAACCAGAAGATGTCACCTCCCAGCCTGAAATAAAGCTAATGGAGTTAAACCAATACTTTGATATAGCTAAAAGCAAAAGAGCAGAACTTTTAGCTATCCAAAGAGCACTAAGTCAAGCTGAAAGTTACATAAGAGCCGCTACAGGTAATCTTAAACCAAGTTACGTGCTTTCTGCAAAATATGGGAAATATGACTCAAGCTTTCCTCCTAAAGAAGAAGAGTGGAACATAGCTTTGGCCATTCAGTGGAATCTATACGATGGAGGAGAAACTAAAGGAAATATAGAAAAGGCTAAGGGAATAAGAGATGAACTTCTAGCCACATATAAAAAAGTAGAAAACAATGTACTTTTAGGGGTCGAAAATGCTTACCTCAATCTTGAATCCGCTCTTGAGAGGTTAGAAGTAGCAAAAAAAGAGGTAGAAAGCGCAAAGGTTGATTATGAAATGATGGTCAAAAGGTACAACGCCCAGGTTGCATCGATAATTGACGTTCTTGATGCCCAAACCGCCTTAAAGGAGGCTAGAACTCATCTTATAGATGCTTTGTACGAAGTCTGGATATCCTGGTCCGATTTAAAATATCATTGTGGATATGAGGTGATGAAAAATGAGAAGTAA